The Chitinivorax sp. B DNA window ATCCGCCTGTTCAGCTACGACACCCCGGCCCCGAGCCAGAAACCTGAGCACACCACCGGCATCCACCTGCACGCCGCCACCGGCAAGGTGCAAGTCCAAGCCCAACGCGATCAAGCCAACCTCAACGCACAGCAGACCGTCACGATCAGCAGCAACAACCAGGTCACCCTCGCCAGCCCCACCCAACTCAAGCTGGTCGCCAATGGCACGGGGTTGACCCTCAAAGACGGCAATATCCTGATCCAGTGTCCGAAA harbors:
- a CDS encoding DUF2345 domain-containing protein yields the protein IRLFSYDTPAPSQKPEHTTGIHLHAATGKVQVQAQRDQANLNAQQTVTISSNNQVTLASPTQLKLVANGTGLTLKDGNILIQCPKEAMFKASLKQQLGPMGASHTAPPLPKSQIKGCEFSVSDATQSGAAGTLR